One window of the Penaeus vannamei isolate JL-2024 chromosome 31, ASM4276789v1, whole genome shotgun sequence genome contains the following:
- the LOC113824635 gene encoding breast cancer anti-estrogen resistance protein 3 homolog isoform X5, with protein MARGKVLEVGGYVGTVSNPGTCRGQDHKLKGVDHNPRFSLVEGRRQRRPLPSPIAHPDVVLRPGTGTNRRDARKREAAILSPTSIGKMSFEVDAESGDVSAEPAELKKLLEWELSLDSGDLRSHAWYHGTIPRARAEEVVLKEGSFLIRDCISQPGDYVLTCRWNSTTLHFVIQKTIVQPNTVYERIQYQLEDDAYDTIPDLVRAYVGNKRPITISSGARITTPINRTQPLSFYASKYAAQTAHTFAHGTLSRPINRSSEPTPRSGGLPGSTLRHQHSYSGPVAVGCTVVRSPAHSPPRMRRDTAPILPMKTRSSSTSRPPDDPPEGGTERSVSNDGVIGPRPSVVQSKFSSVSLPRKMTTKAFTVASEHPSTILVDPGQDENVITEKKEELAHQPPPKPSRVPSFKVKPKKPPQTITNERIYAEIDERDEDESKDLKKHIPADDLVTPTETERGKTESTTTLTDTASNPRYSRLSEMYQPSGSDSGNGSGDSVQTSASDARKSFYSRDSQASFGDSGSVQLEEDSMVEEEPVLYSLPDVLPTTAFDLENFNTLLLNSLENKPLDSTALKGVKNTLLESGSRILAAHLTRADLELLNGKAESDFGLGVTSGIELVTLPHGAQLRTDLIERTECLKLLVAVTILMAGDLNERAEIIHRWIQVAVDTKTAMGNLYGFTGIMLGLCMPEIQRLTNTWHTVRQKFTDSAFNFESKLRSTLKAMNECTNPQAPNTTIPHILPFMLLCERDLDDIYAMHKHGSSILQWESTAADYGMLMLFTHLQEARAITQNLSLYKRNSEHILSDSNILDDLTLDMFRSEFHLKFLWGSKGATVESEERHVKFQKVVSTLSERCEPSPGAS; from the exons ATGGCGAGGGGGAAGGTCCTCGAAGTGGGAGGATATGTAGGTACAGTGTCGAACCCAGGAACGTGCCGAGGCCAGG ACCATAAGTTGAAGGGCGTCGATCACAATCCACGGTTTAGTCTGGTCGAAGGGCGACGCCAACGGAGGCCGCTGCCCAGTCCCATCGCTCACCCCGACGTCGTTCTCAGGCCTGGAACAGG gACCAACCGGAGAGATGCGAGAAAGCGAGAGGCAGCTATATTAAGTCCAACAAGTATTGGGAAAATG TCCTTCGAGGTGGATGCCGAATCCGGCGACGTCTCAGCCGAGCCCGCGGAGCTGAAGAAACTGCTGGAATGGGAGCTGAGCCTCGACTCGGGCGACCTGCGCTCGCATGCATGGTACCATGGCACCATTCCGAGGGCGCGGGCCGAGGAGGTGGTGCTGAAGGAAGGCTCCTTCCTCATCAG AGACTGCATATCTCAGCCCGGTGACTATGTGCTAACCTGTCGATGGAATAGTACTACTCTGCATTTTGTCATTCAGAAA ACCATTGTTCAGCCAAATACTGTATATGAAAGGATCCAGTACCAGCTGGAGGACGATGCCTATGACACCATACCTGACCTGGTGAGAGCCTATGTGGGGAACAAGAGGCCCATCACCATCTCATCAGGTGCCAGAATCACCACACCCATTAATCGTACACAGCCCCTCAGTTTCTATGCTTCCAAGTATGCAGCTCAGACCGCCCACACTTTTGCTCATGGAACTCTCAGCAGGCCTATCAATAGGTCCTCTGAGCCCACACCGAG GAGTGGAGGACTTCCTGGGAGCACGCTAAGGCACCAACATTCCTACAGTGGTCCTGTTGCTGTAGGGTGCACTGTGGTAAGAAGTCCTGCACATTCCCCTCCTAGGATGCGTCGCGACACAGCACCAATATTGCCGATGAAGACTAGGAGCAGTAGTACCTCCAGACCTCCTGACGACCCTCCTGAAGGTGGAACAG AGAGAAGTGTCAGCAACGATGGAGTGATTGGTCCACGCCCCTCTGTTGTGCAAAGTAAATTTTCTTCAGTATCACTGCCAAGGAAGATGACAACGAAAGCCTTTACTGTAGCATCTGAACATCCATCCACAATTCTTGTAGATCCAGGTCAAGATGAAAATGTaataacagagaagaaagaagaactagCTCATCAGCCTCCACCAAAGCCTTCAAGAGTACCATCCTTTAAAGTTAAGCCAAAGAAACCACCACAGACAATAACAAATGAACGGATTTATGCAGAGATTGATGAGCGTGATGAGGATGAATCTAAGGATTTAAAGAAACACATTCCTGCTGATGACTTAGTAACACCAACTGAAACAGAAAGGGGGAAGACTGAGAGTACGACAACATTGACAGACACTGCATCAAATCCACGTTACTCACGTTTATCTGAAATGTACCAGCCCTCTGGCTCTGACTCAGGAAATGGCTCTGGTGACTCTGTACAGACCTCTGCCAGTGATGCCAGAAA ATCTTTTTACAGCCGTGATAGCCAAGCCTCCTTTGGTGACAGTGGAAGTGTACAGTTAGAGGAAGACTCAATGGTTGAAGAGGAACCAGTGCTCTACAGCTTGCCTGATGTGCTTCCAACTACAGCCTTCGATTTGGAAAATTTTAATACTCTTCTTTTAAACTCATTAGAAAACAAACCTTTGGATTCCACTGCACTTAAAGGCGTCAAGAACACTCTACTAGAAAGTGGCTCAAG AATCTTAGCTGCCCATCTAACCCGTGCTGACCTAGAACTCTTGAATGGAAAAGCTGAAAGTGACTTTGGTCTTGGTGTGACTTCAGGCATTGAGCTTGTCACTCTACCTCATGGAGCTCAGCTTCGGACTGATCTGATTGAAAG GACAGAGTGTCTGAAGCTCTTGGTTGCAGTGACCATTCTGATGGCAGGAGACCTTAATGAGCGGGCAGAGATTATCCACAGATGGATACAGGTAGCTGTTGATACAAAAACAGCAATGGGAAATTTGTATGGATTTACAGGCATCATGTTGGGTTTATGCATGCCAGAG ATCCAAAGGCTTACAAACACTTGGCATACAGTGCGGCAGAAGTTTACAGACTCTGCTTTCAATTTTGAATCAAAGTTGCGCTCAACTCTAAAGGCCATGAATGAGTGCACAAATCCACAAGCTCCAAATACCACTATCCCTCACATACTGCCCTTTATGCTGCTCTGTGAACGAGACTTAGATGATATTTATGCAATGCATAAGCAT GGTTCTTCAATCCTTCAGTGGGAAAGCACAGCAGCAGACTATGGGATGCTAATGCTCTTCACACACCTTCAAGAAGCCAGAGCTATTACACAAAACTTGAGTCTGTATAAACGAAATTCAGAGCACATCTTGTCAGACTCCAACATCCTTGATGATCTCACTTTAGATATGTTCCGTTCAGAGTTTCACTTGAAGTTCCTATGGGGTAGCAAGGGTGCTACAGTTGAAAGCGAAGAACGACATGTAAAGTTTCAGAAGGTTGTCAGTACGTTGTCAGAGAGATGCGAGCCTTCCCCAGGTGCTTCGTGA
- the LOC113824635 gene encoding breast cancer anti-estrogen resistance protein 3 homolog isoform X6, with translation MARGKVLEVGGYVGTVSNPGTCRGQDHKLKGVDHNPRFSLVEGRRQRRPLPSPIAHPDVVLRPGTGTNRRDARKREAAILSPTSIGKMSFEVDAESGDVSAEPAELKKLLEWELSLDSGDLRSHAWYHGTIPRARAEEVVLKEGSFLIRDCISQPGDYVLTCRWNSTTLHFVIQKTIVQPNTVYERIQYQLEDDAYDTIPDLVRAYVGNKRPITISSGARITTPINRTQPLSFYASKYAAQTAHTFAHGTLSRPINRSSEPTPRSGGLPGSTLRHQHSYSGPVAVGCTVVRSPAHSPPRMRRDTAPILPMKTRSSSTSRPPDDPPEGGTERSVSNDGVIGPRPSVVQSKFSSVSLPRKMTTKAFTVASEHPSTILVDPGQDENVITEKKEELAHQPPPKPSRVPSFKVKPKKPPQTITNERIYAEIDERDEDESKDLKKHIPADDLVTPTETERGKTESTTTLTDTASNPRYSRLSEMYQPSGSDSGNGSGDSVQTSASDARNRDSQASFGDSGSVQLEEDSMVEEEPVLYSLPDVLPTTAFDLENFNTLLLNSLENKPLDSTALKGVKNTLLESGSRILAAHLTRADLELLNGKAESDFGLGVTSGIELVTLPHGAQLRTDLIERTECLKLLVAVTILMAGDLNERAEIIHRWIQVAVDTKTAMGNLYGFTGIMLGLCMPEIQRLTNTWHTVRQKFTDSAFNFESKLRSTLKAMNECTNPQAPNTTIPHILPFMLLCERDLDDIYAMHKHGSSILQWESTAADYGMLMLFTHLQEARAITQNLSLYKRNSEHILSDSNILDDLTLDMFRSEFHLKFLWGSKGATVESEERHVKFQKVVSTLSERCEPSPGAS, from the exons ATGGCGAGGGGGAAGGTCCTCGAAGTGGGAGGATATGTAGGTACAGTGTCGAACCCAGGAACGTGCCGAGGCCAGG ACCATAAGTTGAAGGGCGTCGATCACAATCCACGGTTTAGTCTGGTCGAAGGGCGACGCCAACGGAGGCCGCTGCCCAGTCCCATCGCTCACCCCGACGTCGTTCTCAGGCCTGGAACAGG gACCAACCGGAGAGATGCGAGAAAGCGAGAGGCAGCTATATTAAGTCCAACAAGTATTGGGAAAATG TCCTTCGAGGTGGATGCCGAATCCGGCGACGTCTCAGCCGAGCCCGCGGAGCTGAAGAAACTGCTGGAATGGGAGCTGAGCCTCGACTCGGGCGACCTGCGCTCGCATGCATGGTACCATGGCACCATTCCGAGGGCGCGGGCCGAGGAGGTGGTGCTGAAGGAAGGCTCCTTCCTCATCAG AGACTGCATATCTCAGCCCGGTGACTATGTGCTAACCTGTCGATGGAATAGTACTACTCTGCATTTTGTCATTCAGAAA ACCATTGTTCAGCCAAATACTGTATATGAAAGGATCCAGTACCAGCTGGAGGACGATGCCTATGACACCATACCTGACCTGGTGAGAGCCTATGTGGGGAACAAGAGGCCCATCACCATCTCATCAGGTGCCAGAATCACCACACCCATTAATCGTACACAGCCCCTCAGTTTCTATGCTTCCAAGTATGCAGCTCAGACCGCCCACACTTTTGCTCATGGAACTCTCAGCAGGCCTATCAATAGGTCCTCTGAGCCCACACCGAG GAGTGGAGGACTTCCTGGGAGCACGCTAAGGCACCAACATTCCTACAGTGGTCCTGTTGCTGTAGGGTGCACTGTGGTAAGAAGTCCTGCACATTCCCCTCCTAGGATGCGTCGCGACACAGCACCAATATTGCCGATGAAGACTAGGAGCAGTAGTACCTCCAGACCTCCTGACGACCCTCCTGAAGGTGGAACAG AGAGAAGTGTCAGCAACGATGGAGTGATTGGTCCACGCCCCTCTGTTGTGCAAAGTAAATTTTCTTCAGTATCACTGCCAAGGAAGATGACAACGAAAGCCTTTACTGTAGCATCTGAACATCCATCCACAATTCTTGTAGATCCAGGTCAAGATGAAAATGTaataacagagaagaaagaagaactagCTCATCAGCCTCCACCAAAGCCTTCAAGAGTACCATCCTTTAAAGTTAAGCCAAAGAAACCACCACAGACAATAACAAATGAACGGATTTATGCAGAGATTGATGAGCGTGATGAGGATGAATCTAAGGATTTAAAGAAACACATTCCTGCTGATGACTTAGTAACACCAACTGAAACAGAAAGGGGGAAGACTGAGAGTACGACAACATTGACAGACACTGCATCAAATCCACGTTACTCACGTTTATCTGAAATGTACCAGCCCTCTGGCTCTGACTCAGGAAATGGCTCTGGTGACTCTGTACAGACCTCTGCCAGTGATGCCAGAAA CCGTGATAGCCAAGCCTCCTTTGGTGACAGTGGAAGTGTACAGTTAGAGGAAGACTCAATGGTTGAAGAGGAACCAGTGCTCTACAGCTTGCCTGATGTGCTTCCAACTACAGCCTTCGATTTGGAAAATTTTAATACTCTTCTTTTAAACTCATTAGAAAACAAACCTTTGGATTCCACTGCACTTAAAGGCGTCAAGAACACTCTACTAGAAAGTGGCTCAAG AATCTTAGCTGCCCATCTAACCCGTGCTGACCTAGAACTCTTGAATGGAAAAGCTGAAAGTGACTTTGGTCTTGGTGTGACTTCAGGCATTGAGCTTGTCACTCTACCTCATGGAGCTCAGCTTCGGACTGATCTGATTGAAAG GACAGAGTGTCTGAAGCTCTTGGTTGCAGTGACCATTCTGATGGCAGGAGACCTTAATGAGCGGGCAGAGATTATCCACAGATGGATACAGGTAGCTGTTGATACAAAAACAGCAATGGGAAATTTGTATGGATTTACAGGCATCATGTTGGGTTTATGCATGCCAGAG ATCCAAAGGCTTACAAACACTTGGCATACAGTGCGGCAGAAGTTTACAGACTCTGCTTTCAATTTTGAATCAAAGTTGCGCTCAACTCTAAAGGCCATGAATGAGTGCACAAATCCACAAGCTCCAAATACCACTATCCCTCACATACTGCCCTTTATGCTGCTCTGTGAACGAGACTTAGATGATATTTATGCAATGCATAAGCAT GGTTCTTCAATCCTTCAGTGGGAAAGCACAGCAGCAGACTATGGGATGCTAATGCTCTTCACACACCTTCAAGAAGCCAGAGCTATTACACAAAACTTGAGTCTGTATAAACGAAATTCAGAGCACATCTTGTCAGACTCCAACATCCTTGATGATCTCACTTTAGATATGTTCCGTTCAGAGTTTCACTTGAAGTTCCTATGGGGTAGCAAGGGTGCTACAGTTGAAAGCGAAGAACGACATGTAAAGTTTCAGAAGGTTGTCAGTACGTTGTCAGAGAGATGCGAGCCTTCCCCAGGTGCTTCGTGA
- the LOC113824635 gene encoding breast cancer anti-estrogen resistance protein 3 homolog isoform X3, whose amino-acid sequence MSLMPRPHMESKSWLADLDLQQYGGCFSKFGGVEDFLYYDEASIKELGILHQGHRAKIMSSLTILREKYERDHKLKGVDHNPRFSLVEGRRQRRPLPSPIAHPDVVLRPGTGTNRRDARKREAAILSPTSIGKMSFEVDAESGDVSAEPAELKKLLEWELSLDSGDLRSHAWYHGTIPRARAEEVVLKEGSFLIRDCISQPGDYVLTCRWNSTTLHFVIQKTIVQPNTVYERIQYQLEDDAYDTIPDLVRAYVGNKRPITISSGARITTPINRTQPLSFYASKYAAQTAHTFAHGTLSRPINRSSEPTPRSGGLPGSTLRHQHSYSGPVAVGCTVVRSPAHSPPRMRRDTAPILPMKTRSSSTSRPPDDPPEGGTERSVSNDGVIGPRPSVVQSKFSSVSLPRKMTTKAFTVASEHPSTILVDPGQDENVITEKKEELAHQPPPKPSRVPSFKVKPKKPPQTITNERIYAEIDERDEDESKDLKKHIPADDLVTPTETERGKTESTTTLTDTASNPRYSRLSEMYQPSGSDSGNGSGDSVQTSASDARKSFYSRDSQASFGDSGSVQLEEDSMVEEEPVLYSLPDVLPTTAFDLENFNTLLLNSLENKPLDSTALKGVKNTLLESGSRILAAHLTRADLELLNGKAESDFGLGVTSGIELVTLPHGAQLRTDLIERTECLKLLVAVTILMAGDLNERAEIIHRWIQVAVDTKTAMGNLYGFTGIMLGLCMPEIQRLTNTWHTVRQKFTDSAFNFESKLRSTLKAMNECTNPQAPNTTIPHILPFMLLCERDLDDIYAMHKHGSSILQWESTAADYGMLMLFTHLQEARAITQNLSLYKRNSEHILSDSNILDDLTLDMFRSEFHLKFLWGSKGATVESEERHVKFQKVVSTLSERCEPSPGAS is encoded by the exons ACCATAAGTTGAAGGGCGTCGATCACAATCCACGGTTTAGTCTGGTCGAAGGGCGACGCCAACGGAGGCCGCTGCCCAGTCCCATCGCTCACCCCGACGTCGTTCTCAGGCCTGGAACAGG gACCAACCGGAGAGATGCGAGAAAGCGAGAGGCAGCTATATTAAGTCCAACAAGTATTGGGAAAATG TCCTTCGAGGTGGATGCCGAATCCGGCGACGTCTCAGCCGAGCCCGCGGAGCTGAAGAAACTGCTGGAATGGGAGCTGAGCCTCGACTCGGGCGACCTGCGCTCGCATGCATGGTACCATGGCACCATTCCGAGGGCGCGGGCCGAGGAGGTGGTGCTGAAGGAAGGCTCCTTCCTCATCAG AGACTGCATATCTCAGCCCGGTGACTATGTGCTAACCTGTCGATGGAATAGTACTACTCTGCATTTTGTCATTCAGAAA ACCATTGTTCAGCCAAATACTGTATATGAAAGGATCCAGTACCAGCTGGAGGACGATGCCTATGACACCATACCTGACCTGGTGAGAGCCTATGTGGGGAACAAGAGGCCCATCACCATCTCATCAGGTGCCAGAATCACCACACCCATTAATCGTACACAGCCCCTCAGTTTCTATGCTTCCAAGTATGCAGCTCAGACCGCCCACACTTTTGCTCATGGAACTCTCAGCAGGCCTATCAATAGGTCCTCTGAGCCCACACCGAG GAGTGGAGGACTTCCTGGGAGCACGCTAAGGCACCAACATTCCTACAGTGGTCCTGTTGCTGTAGGGTGCACTGTGGTAAGAAGTCCTGCACATTCCCCTCCTAGGATGCGTCGCGACACAGCACCAATATTGCCGATGAAGACTAGGAGCAGTAGTACCTCCAGACCTCCTGACGACCCTCCTGAAGGTGGAACAG AGAGAAGTGTCAGCAACGATGGAGTGATTGGTCCACGCCCCTCTGTTGTGCAAAGTAAATTTTCTTCAGTATCACTGCCAAGGAAGATGACAACGAAAGCCTTTACTGTAGCATCTGAACATCCATCCACAATTCTTGTAGATCCAGGTCAAGATGAAAATGTaataacagagaagaaagaagaactagCTCATCAGCCTCCACCAAAGCCTTCAAGAGTACCATCCTTTAAAGTTAAGCCAAAGAAACCACCACAGACAATAACAAATGAACGGATTTATGCAGAGATTGATGAGCGTGATGAGGATGAATCTAAGGATTTAAAGAAACACATTCCTGCTGATGACTTAGTAACACCAACTGAAACAGAAAGGGGGAAGACTGAGAGTACGACAACATTGACAGACACTGCATCAAATCCACGTTACTCACGTTTATCTGAAATGTACCAGCCCTCTGGCTCTGACTCAGGAAATGGCTCTGGTGACTCTGTACAGACCTCTGCCAGTGATGCCAGAAA ATCTTTTTACAGCCGTGATAGCCAAGCCTCCTTTGGTGACAGTGGAAGTGTACAGTTAGAGGAAGACTCAATGGTTGAAGAGGAACCAGTGCTCTACAGCTTGCCTGATGTGCTTCCAACTACAGCCTTCGATTTGGAAAATTTTAATACTCTTCTTTTAAACTCATTAGAAAACAAACCTTTGGATTCCACTGCACTTAAAGGCGTCAAGAACACTCTACTAGAAAGTGGCTCAAG AATCTTAGCTGCCCATCTAACCCGTGCTGACCTAGAACTCTTGAATGGAAAAGCTGAAAGTGACTTTGGTCTTGGTGTGACTTCAGGCATTGAGCTTGTCACTCTACCTCATGGAGCTCAGCTTCGGACTGATCTGATTGAAAG GACAGAGTGTCTGAAGCTCTTGGTTGCAGTGACCATTCTGATGGCAGGAGACCTTAATGAGCGGGCAGAGATTATCCACAGATGGATACAGGTAGCTGTTGATACAAAAACAGCAATGGGAAATTTGTATGGATTTACAGGCATCATGTTGGGTTTATGCATGCCAGAG ATCCAAAGGCTTACAAACACTTGGCATACAGTGCGGCAGAAGTTTACAGACTCTGCTTTCAATTTTGAATCAAAGTTGCGCTCAACTCTAAAGGCCATGAATGAGTGCACAAATCCACAAGCTCCAAATACCACTATCCCTCACATACTGCCCTTTATGCTGCTCTGTGAACGAGACTTAGATGATATTTATGCAATGCATAAGCAT GGTTCTTCAATCCTTCAGTGGGAAAGCACAGCAGCAGACTATGGGATGCTAATGCTCTTCACACACCTTCAAGAAGCCAGAGCTATTACACAAAACTTGAGTCTGTATAAACGAAATTCAGAGCACATCTTGTCAGACTCCAACATCCTTGATGATCTCACTTTAGATATGTTCCGTTCAGAGTTTCACTTGAAGTTCCTATGGGGTAGCAAGGGTGCTACAGTTGAAAGCGAAGAACGACATGTAAAGTTTCAGAAGGTTGTCAGTACGTTGTCAGAGAGATGCGAGCCTTCCCCAGGTGCTTCGTGA
- the LOC113824635 gene encoding breast cancer anti-estrogen resistance protein 3 homolog isoform X4: MSLMPRPHMESKSWLADLDLQQYGGCFSKFGGVEDFLYYDEASIKELGILHQGHRAKIMSSLTILREKYERDHKLKGVDHNPRFSLVEGRRQRRPLPSPIAHPDVVLRPGTGTNRRDARKREAAILSPTSIGKMSFEVDAESGDVSAEPAELKKLLEWELSLDSGDLRSHAWYHGTIPRARAEEVVLKEGSFLIRDCISQPGDYVLTCRWNSTTLHFVIQKTIVQPNTVYERIQYQLEDDAYDTIPDLVRAYVGNKRPITISSGARITTPINRTQPLSFYASKYAAQTAHTFAHGTLSRPINRSSEPTPRSGGLPGSTLRHQHSYSGPVAVGCTVVRSPAHSPPRMRRDTAPILPMKTRSSSTSRPPDDPPEGGTERSVSNDGVIGPRPSVVQSKFSSVSLPRKMTTKAFTVASEHPSTILVDPGQDENVITEKKEELAHQPPPKPSRVPSFKVKPKKPPQTITNERIYAEIDERDEDESKDLKKHIPADDLVTPTETERGKTESTTTLTDTASNPRYSRLSEMYQPSGSDSGNGSGDSVQTSASDARNRDSQASFGDSGSVQLEEDSMVEEEPVLYSLPDVLPTTAFDLENFNTLLLNSLENKPLDSTALKGVKNTLLESGSRILAAHLTRADLELLNGKAESDFGLGVTSGIELVTLPHGAQLRTDLIERTECLKLLVAVTILMAGDLNERAEIIHRWIQVAVDTKTAMGNLYGFTGIMLGLCMPEIQRLTNTWHTVRQKFTDSAFNFESKLRSTLKAMNECTNPQAPNTTIPHILPFMLLCERDLDDIYAMHKHGSSILQWESTAADYGMLMLFTHLQEARAITQNLSLYKRNSEHILSDSNILDDLTLDMFRSEFHLKFLWGSKGATVESEERHVKFQKVVSTLSERCEPSPGAS, translated from the exons ACCATAAGTTGAAGGGCGTCGATCACAATCCACGGTTTAGTCTGGTCGAAGGGCGACGCCAACGGAGGCCGCTGCCCAGTCCCATCGCTCACCCCGACGTCGTTCTCAGGCCTGGAACAGG gACCAACCGGAGAGATGCGAGAAAGCGAGAGGCAGCTATATTAAGTCCAACAAGTATTGGGAAAATG TCCTTCGAGGTGGATGCCGAATCCGGCGACGTCTCAGCCGAGCCCGCGGAGCTGAAGAAACTGCTGGAATGGGAGCTGAGCCTCGACTCGGGCGACCTGCGCTCGCATGCATGGTACCATGGCACCATTCCGAGGGCGCGGGCCGAGGAGGTGGTGCTGAAGGAAGGCTCCTTCCTCATCAG AGACTGCATATCTCAGCCCGGTGACTATGTGCTAACCTGTCGATGGAATAGTACTACTCTGCATTTTGTCATTCAGAAA ACCATTGTTCAGCCAAATACTGTATATGAAAGGATCCAGTACCAGCTGGAGGACGATGCCTATGACACCATACCTGACCTGGTGAGAGCCTATGTGGGGAACAAGAGGCCCATCACCATCTCATCAGGTGCCAGAATCACCACACCCATTAATCGTACACAGCCCCTCAGTTTCTATGCTTCCAAGTATGCAGCTCAGACCGCCCACACTTTTGCTCATGGAACTCTCAGCAGGCCTATCAATAGGTCCTCTGAGCCCACACCGAG GAGTGGAGGACTTCCTGGGAGCACGCTAAGGCACCAACATTCCTACAGTGGTCCTGTTGCTGTAGGGTGCACTGTGGTAAGAAGTCCTGCACATTCCCCTCCTAGGATGCGTCGCGACACAGCACCAATATTGCCGATGAAGACTAGGAGCAGTAGTACCTCCAGACCTCCTGACGACCCTCCTGAAGGTGGAACAG AGAGAAGTGTCAGCAACGATGGAGTGATTGGTCCACGCCCCTCTGTTGTGCAAAGTAAATTTTCTTCAGTATCACTGCCAAGGAAGATGACAACGAAAGCCTTTACTGTAGCATCTGAACATCCATCCACAATTCTTGTAGATCCAGGTCAAGATGAAAATGTaataacagagaagaaagaagaactagCTCATCAGCCTCCACCAAAGCCTTCAAGAGTACCATCCTTTAAAGTTAAGCCAAAGAAACCACCACAGACAATAACAAATGAACGGATTTATGCAGAGATTGATGAGCGTGATGAGGATGAATCTAAGGATTTAAAGAAACACATTCCTGCTGATGACTTAGTAACACCAACTGAAACAGAAAGGGGGAAGACTGAGAGTACGACAACATTGACAGACACTGCATCAAATCCACGTTACTCACGTTTATCTGAAATGTACCAGCCCTCTGGCTCTGACTCAGGAAATGGCTCTGGTGACTCTGTACAGACCTCTGCCAGTGATGCCAGAAA CCGTGATAGCCAAGCCTCCTTTGGTGACAGTGGAAGTGTACAGTTAGAGGAAGACTCAATGGTTGAAGAGGAACCAGTGCTCTACAGCTTGCCTGATGTGCTTCCAACTACAGCCTTCGATTTGGAAAATTTTAATACTCTTCTTTTAAACTCATTAGAAAACAAACCTTTGGATTCCACTGCACTTAAAGGCGTCAAGAACACTCTACTAGAAAGTGGCTCAAG AATCTTAGCTGCCCATCTAACCCGTGCTGACCTAGAACTCTTGAATGGAAAAGCTGAAAGTGACTTTGGTCTTGGTGTGACTTCAGGCATTGAGCTTGTCACTCTACCTCATGGAGCTCAGCTTCGGACTGATCTGATTGAAAG GACAGAGTGTCTGAAGCTCTTGGTTGCAGTGACCATTCTGATGGCAGGAGACCTTAATGAGCGGGCAGAGATTATCCACAGATGGATACAGGTAGCTGTTGATACAAAAACAGCAATGGGAAATTTGTATGGATTTACAGGCATCATGTTGGGTTTATGCATGCCAGAG ATCCAAAGGCTTACAAACACTTGGCATACAGTGCGGCAGAAGTTTACAGACTCTGCTTTCAATTTTGAATCAAAGTTGCGCTCAACTCTAAAGGCCATGAATGAGTGCACAAATCCACAAGCTCCAAATACCACTATCCCTCACATACTGCCCTTTATGCTGCTCTGTGAACGAGACTTAGATGATATTTATGCAATGCATAAGCAT GGTTCTTCAATCCTTCAGTGGGAAAGCACAGCAGCAGACTATGGGATGCTAATGCTCTTCACACACCTTCAAGAAGCCAGAGCTATTACACAAAACTTGAGTCTGTATAAACGAAATTCAGAGCACATCTTGTCAGACTCCAACATCCTTGATGATCTCACTTTAGATATGTTCCGTTCAGAGTTTCACTTGAAGTTCCTATGGGGTAGCAAGGGTGCTACAGTTGAAAGCGAAGAACGACATGTAAAGTTTCAGAAGGTTGTCAGTACGTTGTCAGAGAGATGCGAGCCTTCCCCAGGTGCTTCGTGA